In Deinococcus depolymerans, the following are encoded in one genomic region:
- the rpe gene encoding ribulose-phosphate 3-epimerase — protein sequence MTAEPDSARRVKLAPSILASDFSRLGEELNAIAGADWAHVDVMDGQFVPNISFGLPILAAARAASSLFMDVHLMIDRPERYLKDFADAGADGLTVHVESTPHIHRAVQQIRELGKKAGVTLNPGTSLETLRPVLPEVDLVLIMSVNPGFGGQKFIPHSLERIRTVRRWLDELGSAAELQVDGGVGPTNARAVVNAGASNLVAGSAVFGRDGAQAGLERLREALK from the coding sequence GTGACTGCCGAACCCGATTCCGCCCGCCGCGTGAAACTCGCGCCGAGCATCCTCGCCAGCGACTTCAGCCGCCTCGGCGAGGAACTGAACGCCATCGCCGGAGCCGACTGGGCGCACGTGGACGTCATGGACGGCCAGTTCGTGCCGAACATCTCCTTCGGGCTGCCCATCCTCGCCGCCGCCCGCGCCGCCAGCAGTCTGTTCATGGACGTTCACCTGATGATCGACCGCCCGGAACGCTACCTGAAAGACTTCGCGGACGCCGGAGCCGACGGCCTGACCGTCCACGTGGAAAGCACCCCCCACATCCACCGCGCCGTGCAGCAGATCCGGGAACTCGGCAAGAAGGCCGGCGTGACCCTCAACCCCGGCACGTCCCTCGAGACCCTCCGCCCCGTCCTGCCCGAGGTGGACCTCGTCCTGATCATGAGCGTCAACCCCGGCTTCGGCGGTCAGAAATTCATTCCGCACAGCCTGGAGCGCATCCGCACCGTCCGCCGCTGGCTGGATGAACTCGGCAGCGCCGCCGAACTGCAGGTGGACGGCGGTGTCGGCCCCACCAACGCCCGCGCCGTCGTGAACGCCGGGGCCAGCAACCTCGTCGCCGGAAGTGCCGTGTTCGGCAGGGACGGCGCCCAGGCCGGACTGGAACGCCTGCGCGAGGCACTGAAATAA
- the scpA gene encoding methylmalonyl-CoA mutase: MTHPTPAQAPDLNAWKAQASKDLKGADPARLNRQTPEGITLRALYTRADTEGLDTDTLPGLPPFTRGPRATMYAARPWTIRQYAGFSTAEESNAFYRRNLAAGQKGLSVAFDLATHRGYDSDHPRVVGDVGKAGVAIDSVEDMKVLFDGIPLSEMSVSMTMNGAVLPILAGYIVAGLEQGATLDQLSGTIQNDILKEFMVRNTYIYPPAPSMRIIADIIEFTAQQMPRFNSISISGYHIQEAGANAALELAYTLADGLEYVKAALGKGLHIDEFAPRLSFFFGIGMNFYMEVAKLRAARLLWSELMAPFEPKNPMSRALRTHCQTSGWSLTEQDPYNNVIRTTVEAMAAVFGGTQSLHTNSFDEAIGLPTDFSARIARNTQLVIQEETGIPHVIDPWGGSFMMERLTHDLAEKARELMREVEGLGGMAKAIESGVPKLRIEESAARKQARIDRGEDVIVGVNKYRPTQDTPVDVLDIDNAAVRDAQIARLNRVRETRDPQAVQAALTALEHAARSGEGNLLALSVTAMQARCTVGEVSDALERAWGRHAAEIRTLSGVYAAGYDGDEGFASLQGEIEAFAEAEGRRPRILVVKMGQDGHDRGAKVIATGFADLGFDVDVGPLFQTPDEAARQAIENDVHVVGVSSQAAGHKTLVPQLIAALREQGAGDILVVVGGVIPQQDYPALREAGAAGIFGPGTPILSSAREVLNLLRAREQA; encoded by the coding sequence ATGACCCACCCCACCCCCGCCCAGGCACCCGACCTGAACGCCTGGAAAGCCCAGGCCAGCAAGGACCTGAAGGGCGCCGACCCGGCGCGCCTGAACCGCCAGACGCCCGAGGGCATCACCCTCCGGGCGCTGTACACCCGCGCCGACACCGAGGGCCTGGACACCGACACCCTGCCGGGCCTGCCGCCCTTCACGCGCGGCCCCAGGGCCACCATGTACGCCGCGCGCCCCTGGACGATCCGGCAGTACGCGGGCTTTTCTACCGCCGAGGAATCGAACGCCTTCTACCGCCGCAACCTCGCCGCCGGGCAGAAGGGCCTGTCGGTCGCGTTCGATCTCGCCACGCACCGCGGGTACGACAGCGACCACCCGCGCGTGGTGGGCGACGTGGGCAAGGCCGGGGTCGCCATCGACTCCGTCGAGGACATGAAGGTCCTCTTCGACGGCATCCCGCTGAGCGAGATGTCGGTGTCCATGACCATGAACGGCGCGGTCCTGCCGATCCTGGCGGGATACATCGTGGCGGGGCTCGAGCAGGGCGCGACGCTGGATCAGCTGTCGGGCACCATCCAGAACGACATCCTGAAAGAGTTCATGGTCCGCAACACGTACATCTACCCCCCCGCGCCCAGCATGCGGATCATCGCGGACATCATCGAGTTCACGGCGCAGCAGATGCCGCGCTTCAACTCGATTTCCATTTCCGGGTACCACATCCAGGAGGCCGGGGCGAACGCCGCGCTGGAACTCGCGTACACCCTCGCGGACGGGCTGGAGTACGTGAAGGCCGCGCTCGGGAAGGGCCTGCACATCGACGAGTTCGCGCCGCGCCTGAGTTTCTTCTTTGGGATCGGCATGAACTTCTACATGGAGGTCGCCAAACTCCGCGCCGCCCGGTTGCTCTGGAGCGAACTCATGGCCCCCTTCGAGCCGAAAAACCCCATGAGCCGCGCGCTGCGCACCCACTGCCAGACGAGCGGCTGGAGCCTCACCGAGCAGGACCCGTACAACAACGTCATCCGCACGACCGTCGAGGCGATGGCGGCCGTGTTCGGCGGCACGCAGAGCCTCCACACGAACTCCTTCGACGAGGCCATCGGCCTGCCCACCGATTTTTCAGCCCGCATCGCCCGCAACACCCAGCTGGTCATCCAGGAGGAGACGGGCATCCCGCACGTCATCGACCCCTGGGGCGGCAGTTTCATGATGGAACGCCTCACCCACGACCTCGCCGAGAAGGCGCGGGAACTGATGCGCGAGGTCGAAGGGCTGGGCGGCATGGCGAAGGCCATCGAGAGCGGCGTGCCGAAACTGCGCATCGAGGAGTCCGCCGCGCGCAAACAGGCCCGCATCGACCGGGGCGAGGACGTCATCGTCGGCGTGAACAAGTACCGCCCCACCCAGGACACCCCGGTGGACGTGCTGGACATCGACAACGCCGCCGTGCGCGACGCGCAGATCGCCCGCCTGAACCGCGTGCGCGAAACGCGCGACCCGCAGGCCGTGCAGGCCGCCCTGACTGCCCTGGAACACGCCGCCCGCTCCGGCGAGGGCAACCTGCTGGCCCTGAGTGTGACCGCCATGCAGGCCCGCTGCACCGTCGGCGAGGTCAGCGACGCCCTGGAACGCGCCTGGGGCCGCCACGCCGCCGAGATCCGCACCCTCAGCGGCGTGTACGCCGCCGGGTACGACGGCGACGAGGGCTTCGCGTCCCTCCAGGGTGAGATCGAGGCCTTCGCCGAGGCCGAGGGCCGCCGCCCCCGCATCCTCGTCGTGAAGATGGGCCAGGACGGGCACGACCGCGGCGCGAAGGTCATCGCCACCGGCTTCGCCGACCTGGGCTTCGACGTGGACGTCGGCCCCCTGTTCCAGACGCCCGACGAAGCCGCGCGGCAGGCCATCGAGAACGACGTGCACGTCGTCGGCGTGAGCAGTCAGGCCGCCGGGCACAAGACCCTCGTCCCGCAGCTGATCGCCGCGCTGCGCGAACAGGGCGCCGGGGACATCCTCGTCGTCGTGGGCGGCGTGATCCCGCAACAGGACTACCCTGCCCTGCGCGAGGCGGGCGCGGCGGGCATCTTCGGCCCCGGCACCCCCATCCTCAGCAGCGCCCGCGAAGTGCTGAACCTCCTGCGAGCACGCGAACAGGCATGA
- a CDS encoding DUF4384 domain-containing protein, whose protein sequence is MRQAQPFKHQPLQTAALLLSVLLGVGAQASASPAKITAQSIIVNPVDTKLKVEVWVNRDAGGQNNPTYRKGEQLSVGLKTNQDAYVYLFNVNANGQIDLFFPNNFEESNFVKAGVTRVFPPQGAKYTFTVGGPNGQDRLLALASTRPLDLEDVARFAEDQGFAKVRVQGQENLARALSIVVNPLPAEGWTTDTVSFRVAGEAVTPPAPAQGGATGSVTITPGQGPQPAPQPAPQPTPSGQIQPGERQNAARDQAMVDAYARLKGSESLGQAVTYAAPWGDGLWQKFRGVGAYGDAVLLHANGSSRSYAVHGMLLERYLALAKAENGATRPPGRLGWAAGDEKVIPRNTYGTSGLYGFFQNGALYGTEKYGTFWLTGAVLKTYQGLGGSGSFLGFPTRDQYQIGGAWAADFEGGTIRTVSGAVKVYRK, encoded by the coding sequence ATGCGTCAGGCCCAACCGTTCAAGCATCAGCCGCTGCAGACCGCCGCCCTTCTCCTCTCCGTCCTGCTGGGCGTGGGCGCCCAGGCGAGCGCCAGTCCCGCGAAGATCACCGCGCAGAGCATCATCGTGAACCCGGTGGACACCAAACTGAAGGTGGAAGTCTGGGTGAACCGCGACGCGGGCGGGCAGAACAACCCCACCTACCGCAAGGGCGAGCAGCTGAGCGTCGGCCTGAAAACCAACCAGGACGCCTACGTGTACCTGTTCAACGTGAACGCCAACGGGCAGATCGACCTGTTCTTCCCGAACAACTTCGAGGAGAGCAACTTCGTCAAGGCCGGCGTGACGCGCGTGTTCCCGCCGCAGGGCGCGAAGTACACCTTCACGGTGGGCGGCCCGAACGGTCAGGACCGCCTGCTGGCGCTGGCCAGCACCCGGCCACTCGACCTGGAGGACGTGGCGCGTTTCGCGGAGGATCAGGGCTTCGCGAAGGTGCGGGTGCAGGGGCAGGAGAACCTGGCGCGCGCCCTGAGTATCGTCGTCAATCCGCTGCCCGCCGAGGGCTGGACGACCGACACCGTCAGCTTCCGCGTGGCCGGCGAGGCCGTCACCCCGCCCGCCCCGGCGCAGGGGGGTGCGACCGGCAGCGTGACCATCACGCCGGGCCAGGGCCCGCAACCCGCTCCCCAGCCGGCCCCGCAGCCCACCCCGAGCGGACAGATCCAGCCGGGCGAACGGCAGAACGCCGCGCGTGATCAGGCGATGGTGGACGCCTACGCCCGCCTGAAGGGCAGCGAGAGCCTGGGGCAGGCGGTCACCTACGCCGCGCCGTGGGGTGACGGTCTGTGGCAGAAGTTCCGTGGCGTCGGTGCGTACGGCGACGCGGTCCTGCTGCACGCGAACGGCAGCAGCCGCTCGTACGCCGTGCACGGCATGCTGCTCGAACGTTACCTGGCGCTGGCGAAGGCCGAGAACGGCGCGACCCGCCCCCCTGGCCGCCTGGGCTGGGCGGCCGGTGACGAGAAGGTCATTCCGCGCAACACCTACGGCACCAGCGGCCTGTACGGGTTCTTCCAGAACGGCGCACTGTACGGCACCGAGAAGTACGGCACGTTCTGGCTGACGGGCGCGGTCCTGAAGACCTACCAGGGCCTGGGCGGCAGCGGCTCGTTCCTGGGCTTCCCCACCCGCGACCAGTACCAGATCGGCGGGGCCTGGGCGGCCGATTTCGAGGGCGGCACCATCCGCACCGTCAGCGGCGCCGTGAAGGTCTACCGCAAGTAA
- the nspC gene encoding carboxynorspermidine decarboxylase, translating to MTVLDFALPAVTPVDSVDWSAIPSPAFVLDESRLRRNLALISHVQRESGAQIIVAFKGFSMWSAFPVLREYGITGATASSLNEARLAREEMRGEVHVYAPAYSDAEFPAILELADHLVFNSFSQWERFKPQVMAAREAGRTVHVGIRVNPEYAEVETDLYNPAGPFSRLGVTRREFRMDLMDGVDGLHFHTLCEKDSDTLERTLEVLERNFGDVLAQVKWVNFGGGHLMTREGYDIPRLIRVVRAFRERWGVHVILEPGSAFGWQTGWLVSSVLDVVHNVKDALLLDVSVSAHMPDVLEMPYRPRILGAGDPPELDHHRETSEGAGGYPYIIGGTTCLAGDVVGEYVFDRPLQVGDRVVFDDMIHYTMVKTTFFNGVKHPDIGILHPDGSYSRVKTFGYEEFRAKLS from the coding sequence GTGACTGTACTTGATTTTGCCCTGCCTGCCGTGACGCCCGTGGATTCCGTGGACTGGTCAGCGATTCCCAGTCCGGCGTTCGTGCTGGACGAGTCCCGCCTGCGCCGGAACCTGGCCCTGATCTCGCACGTGCAGCGCGAGAGCGGCGCGCAGATCATCGTGGCGTTCAAGGGCTTCTCGATGTGGTCGGCGTTCCCGGTGCTGCGCGAGTACGGGATCACGGGCGCGACGGCCAGCAGCCTGAACGAGGCGCGGCTGGCGCGCGAGGAGATGCGCGGCGAGGTGCACGTGTACGCCCCGGCGTACAGCGACGCGGAATTCCCGGCGATCCTGGAACTGGCCGATCACCTGGTGTTCAACTCGTTCAGTCAGTGGGAGCGCTTTAAGCCGCAGGTGATGGCCGCGCGTGAGGCTGGCCGGACGGTACACGTGGGCATCCGCGTGAACCCGGAGTACGCCGAGGTCGAAACCGACCTGTACAACCCGGCCGGGCCGTTCTCCCGTCTGGGCGTGACGCGCCGTGAGTTCCGCATGGACCTGATGGACGGCGTGGACGGCCTGCACTTCCACACGCTGTGCGAGAAGGACAGCGACACGCTGGAACGCACGCTGGAGGTGCTGGAACGCAACTTCGGGGACGTTCTGGCGCAGGTGAAGTGGGTGAACTTCGGCGGCGGGCACCTGATGACCCGCGAGGGCTACGACATTCCCCGCCTGATCCGCGTGGTCCGCGCGTTCCGTGAGCGGTGGGGCGTGCACGTGATCCTGGAGCCCGGCAGCGCGTTCGGCTGGCAGACCGGCTGGCTGGTGAGCAGCGTGCTGGACGTGGTGCATAACGTGAAAGACGCCCTGCTGCTGGACGTCAGCGTGTCGGCGCACATGCCGGACGTGCTGGAGATGCCGTACCGGCCCCGCATCCTGGGGGCGGGCGACCCGCCGGAACTCGACCATCACCGCGAGACGAGCGAGGGCGCGGGCGGGTATCCGTACATCATCGGCGGGACGACCTGCCTCGCGGGGGACGTGGTCGGCGAGTACGTGTTCGACCGGCCCCTGCAGGTCGGGGACCGCGTGGTGTTCGACGACATGATCCACTACACGATGGTCAAGACGACCTTCTTCAACGGCGTGAAACACCCGGACATCGGGATTCTGCACCCGGACGGCTCGTACAGCCGCGTGAAGACCTTCGGGTACGAGGAGTTCCGCGCGAAACTCAGCTGA
- a CDS encoding DUF554 domain-containing protein — MSVLTQLSGTFVNVGAVLAGTLLGLTIGGRLPERTQRTLLQTLSLVTLFIGLDMAGSLNRVQGGAVPGVILALISLAAGAVIGEALGIEEALGRLGNTLRQRFRGGGRFTEGFVAASLLFCVGPMTVIGGLQNGLTGDSSTYVLKSTLDGIAALALAGAYGSGVGFSALTVLLVQGGISLAAGGFAAGLLGGADPSVLKTNAYVLLITGAGGLTIIGISWNLMLAGLGFEDRRVRVGSLLPALLLAPLALWAAIHLGG, encoded by the coding sequence ATGAGTGTTCTGACGCAACTTTCCGGGACGTTCGTGAACGTCGGCGCGGTCCTGGCCGGGACCCTGCTGGGCCTGACCATCGGGGGCCGGCTGCCCGAACGCACGCAGCGCACGCTGCTGCAGACGCTGAGTCTGGTGACGCTGTTCATCGGTCTGGACATGGCCGGCAGCCTGAACCGGGTGCAGGGTGGCGCGGTACCGGGCGTGATCCTGGCGCTGATCAGCCTCGCGGCCGGCGCGGTGATCGGGGAGGCGCTCGGGATCGAGGAGGCGCTGGGTCGCCTGGGGAACACGCTGCGGCAACGGTTCCGGGGCGGCGGGCGCTTCACCGAAGGCTTCGTGGCGGCCAGCCTGCTGTTCTGCGTGGGCCCCATGACCGTGATCGGCGGGCTGCAGAACGGCCTGACCGGTGACAGCAGCACCTACGTCCTGAAGAGCACGCTCGACGGGATCGCCGCGCTGGCGCTGGCGGGCGCGTACGGAAGCGGGGTGGGGTTCAGCGCCCTGACCGTCCTGCTGGTCCAGGGCGGCATCAGTCTGGCAGCAGGCGGTTTCGCGGCCGGTCTGCTGGGCGGCGCGGACCCGTCGGTCCTGAAGACCAACGCTTACGTGCTGCTGATCACGGGGGCCGGCGGCCTGACGATCATCGGCATCAGCTGGAACCTGATGCTGGCCGGACTGGGCTTCGAGGACCGCCGCGTGCGGGTCGGCAGCCTGCTGCCCGCGCTGCTGCTCGCCCCGCTGGCCCTGTGGGCCGCGATCCACCTGGGCGGCTGA
- a CDS encoding 2-phosphosulfolactate phosphatase has protein sequence MRLRVDLLPHGNYPDVVVIIDVLRATTTAVAYLERGADALLLTATPEVALALRPEGESTPYLLGGERGGLPIPGFDFGNSPVEAAGQNFTGKTVVMNTTNGTGAAHTAAQTGKHIFLAALTNAHAAARRARAAATEEIAIVCAGTDSHVGLEDVYAAGVLAEYLLAMGEFSIDDGARIALTVRRNGGNPLEALSSSGHGQHLSRLGLGEDVRHAAGLSTSTIVPTLTRDEDTPDQTLKFTAG, from the coding sequence ATGCGCCTCCGCGTCGACCTTCTCCCACACGGCAACTACCCGGATGTCGTCGTCATCATCGACGTGCTGCGCGCCACCACCACCGCCGTCGCGTACCTCGAACGCGGGGCCGACGCCCTGCTGCTGACCGCCACCCCCGAAGTCGCCCTGGCCCTGCGCCCGGAAGGGGAAAGCACCCCCTACCTTCTCGGCGGGGAACGCGGCGGCCTGCCCATCCCCGGCTTCGACTTCGGGAACAGTCCCGTCGAGGCTGCCGGGCAGAACTTCACGGGCAAGACGGTCGTCATGAACACCACCAACGGCACCGGCGCCGCCCACACCGCCGCGCAGACCGGTAAGCACATCTTCCTGGCTGCCCTGACGAACGCGCACGCCGCCGCCCGCCGCGCCCGCGCCGCCGCCACCGAGGAGATCGCCATCGTCTGCGCCGGTACCGACAGCCACGTCGGCCTGGAGGACGTGTATGCCGCCGGGGTGCTCGCCGAGTACCTGCTCGCCATGGGGGAATTCAGCATCGATGACGGCGCCCGCATCGCCCTGACCGTCCGCCGCAACGGCGGCAACCCCCTCGAGGCACTCAGCAGCAGCGGTCACGGCCAGCACCTCAGCCGCCTGGGGCTGGGCGAGGACGTGCGCCACGCGGCCGGCCTGAGTACCAGCACCATCGTTCCCACCCTGACCCGCGACGAGGACACCCCGGACCAGACCCTGAAGTTCACGGCCGGGTAA